DNA from Daucus carota subsp. sativus chromosome 1, DH1 v3.0, whole genome shotgun sequence:
GATGAACTCTTCTTGTCGATTTCGTTATGATTTAGCATGTATTACTTTTTCTTTTCCGAAGTAATTTTATCTTTGCTTGTTCATCTGtgtttaatgaaattttaatttgtgaCTAGTTGATTTGTCTTTTGATTTATCGAAAATTACTTTAAATAGAAAATGAATAAATCCACAATCTGTGGTTTGGAGTCTTATTTGGCCTAAAGTTTAATTGTCGTTTAGTACAATGAAGATATaaagatttaaattttaattatgggaGTCATGTAATGTATTTAAATTGTGCTGATGGGATTAGAGTCTTAAGATTTGCAAGGAGTTGAGGAAGTTCATGTGATTCCTATGTAGTTGTTGTGGATATCTTAGTAAACGACAATGAAGATATaaagatttaaattttaattatgggaGTCATGTAATGTATTTAAATTGTGCTGATGGGATTAGAGTCTTACGATTTGCAAGGAGTTAAGGAAGTTGATGTGATTCCTATGTAGTTGTTGTAGATATCTTAGTTTCTTTGATTATACTCTTTAATATTGGGGAAAAAAGCAGTTCAAATATTGGCATTGAGgcataaatagaaaaaaaatgagtTTAATCCAAACTATAGTGAGTATAATCATCTTCTGATTATATGATTTGTAAATCACCAGTTATGATTACTACTCGGTATATTTTGGATTTACTCATATTTTCTTCTATACATGCCCACGAACTACTTTATTTCCTGTATTACGGAGCACAAACAAAGAAAGTAAAATATCCACAAAAGCCACATAGGAATCGCATCAAGTTCCTCAACTCTTTGCAAATCTTATAACTCTAACCCCAATAGCactttaaataaattacatgacTCCCGGATTTAAAAGTTGAATGTTTATATCTTCATTTGTACTAAGCGAAAATTAAATTCTAGGTCAAATAAGATTCCGACACTGTAGGTCGGGGATTTAAACATTCCCTATCTACACTCATTTTTAGTAAATCAAATTACAAACCAACTAGTTCCGAAttataatatcatcaaacaCAAATGAACAAGCAAACATAAAATTACTTTGCAAAAACAACAGGTAGCTCATACCAAACCATAACGAAATCGACAGGAACAGTTCAGCACCACCAAATCAGAACTTAATATACATGAGAATTTGAAGATTACATACCAGCAATCCTCTTCACGTATTGGGAATACCAAATAACGTAATTCACATCAGGGAATTCTCCAATATTTGCTTCACTGCTTTCCATTCTCTTAAATCAAAGTTCCTAAAGACTTCAAATTAAAAAGAGATAAAAAGAAAGTGGTTTACGACTTTAAAGTTTGTTGGAACACAAAAGTATATAAAAAGTATATGTGTTCTAAAGCAAGAACTTAGAGAATTTCAGACAATTATACAAAAGTTCTGCTTTTCTTGCTGAGGCTTCAACTTTGTTTACATAGTAATTATGTAagtgaatatataattttctccaTCCATTACCTAGTACCTACTCTCCATGAGTTTCTGTAAATGCTTTGCCGATTCACATCTGGGGTTTACAATTACGAGCCCAGAGTATCTCCCGTACATTTCAATCAACGCCGTATGAACAAACAAATCAGACCCAAAACCTCTAATCATCAGTATCTAAAGTATCTGGTTGGGGACTTGTGTCAAACAGGTGGCGGGCATACGAGACCTCATCAGTGACCCGTGAAAACATTTTACTAGCTATGTTAGGGTAACATCTAAAGTGGTTTTGAGGATAAGCAGAGATTTGGAGAAGATGATTGCGGGAGATGAGTGTTCTCAGGGTTGAATGTATCGGCGTTCCTCACGAAGATCCCGTTTAATATTTGAAACATATTTTCAGTATTTGGGGATAacattcttgattttttttaaatcaatgaCATATTGAAAAAATTCTCATGAATTGAGGTGTATTTTATTCGAATTTTAATAGTCtgattttaaaagattgtatgtaattttaaattacgcgaatttttgaaaaaatgttGCAGAATTGAtatagattatttaaaatttaagtacaatatttcaaaatctcatggattttggtgggatttcaaaaaaattaaaattcactCAAAAATCTcgcaaaatccatcattttatgaaatccataAAAATCCAATAGTATTTGTATatcatttgaattttaaacaatccaaattaaatgaaaaaaagcCCTAAATAACTGAATTTTTGAGTTTAATGCCCCGTagaacaaaatttgaaaaagtgGCCCCAGTTGACATGTGAAAACACTTAAAAttgcccgcaagggttggttcagctggttaaagaggggaCAAGTATCCTCTTGATCACtggttcgactcccgaagggagcacgtagtttgcaggctattgcgtgggtttacccagtgcgcacccccGAAGTGTAGCGGCTgtgggttcctacgttaaagtTTGCAGGCTCGCATAGGTTTACGGgttttctcttttcttcttttattaAACCTTTTCAAACTTCACAGTTTACATAAGTAAAGTTAACATTGAGTACACTGAGTAGACGAAGTACAGAGAAAACAGGTTGCGGGTTGCGGGTTGGGTCAAGctaatataaagaaaaatcaATTGAGATGATGGATTATAATGTAAGTTTTACATTCTTTTGAAGAATTGcaattcaatttatatatattttcaatgtATATGTTCTATGTGTTTGTTAAAGTGTCTATGATGATTTACATATGAAGCAGTGGTTAGAAATAGCTAGTATTATTTCTAATTGAGTTGTAGTCACATATTACCAGTTAAGTTCGAGTTATGTAATGCATATTTGGAGCTTAATTTTAGAATTTGAAGCTTATCTATTACTTTACTATGAGAAATCTGCTTAGGTTATCCATGTGTATGAAGAATACGTAAGTTTAGGACCAATATAATTGGAAATGGCACTAGTTTAGGAGCATCTTCTACCTGATCAACCCTACAGAGCCCACATATCAGAGAATTGAAAGTGAACATATCTGGTTTACATCCTCCGTTTACCATGTCAGCGTATAGTTCCAGAGCCTCCTTAACCTTCTCATCCTTAGCTAAAGCATTTATCAGGCAGTTGTATCCAACAGTGTTTAAGCGGATCCCCAATGCTGACATTTCACGGACAGCTTCTTCTGCTTCCTTCAATCTGCCGACCTTGCAGAACCCGTTGATCAAACTCGTGTATGTTATTAGGTTGGGCTTGCAACCCATAATTTCCATCTCTTTCATCAAATTTCGTGCTAAAGAAAAAGATTTTCTCGAACATAGACCACGGATGATTATGTTATATGTATAGATATCTGGATTGCAACCAACAGCGGGCATCCCCTGCCTCAAAACAGCATTGGCATCATCAAACTGTCCATTGGCCACATAACCATTAATCAAAGTATTGAACAAAACAACATTAGGCTCGGGCACTCTCTCCAGAATAGCTCTAGCTTTATCAACTTGACCAGTTCGGCATAATCCATCCATTAAAATTCCTTAAGTAAACTTGCTAGGAGTGAAGCCTCAGAGAAGCATTCTATCGACCAATTTAGCACCTTCAGGTATCCTCTTAGCACGGCAAAGACCATGAATAACATCATTAAAAGTATCAACATCAGGTGTGCAACCCATCAGAAACATTTCCTCCAAATATCTTATCACGTCATTTATTCTGTTCACCTTACAAAGCGCATGTATAAGTGTCTGGTAAATAACTGAATTCGGCACACACCCATGTTCTGTCATATCTCTTAAAAGTGAACATGCAGAATCCACCTCATTAACCATACAAAGCACTTTCATCACCACACCGAACGTTAAAACAGTTGGAGAAATCCCCTTGTGCAACATCTCATAAAAAATATTCGGTGCAACAGCCGGGCAATCCCCAGCAACCAATATATCCAGAACAACATTATAAGACCTAAAACTAGGTTCGCAACTAAAAACATCCCTCATATCAAAAAGTAACCGCGTCGATTGACCAGGTAAACCAGCTCTACCATAATGCCTCATCATAGAAATAAAAAGTGACTCCTGAAAAACTACCCCTTCATCTTTCATCCGCAGCAACAATCCATCAATCAACTTAAACTCCCCGGCCGCTCCAAGTTTATTAATCAAAGTACAATACACATCAAATGTATGAGTATACCCCATTTGAGTACCCGCCTTACGGAACAAATCCACAGAAGTAGGGACATCAAGGGGGAGTTGAAGCAACTTATTAAGCTGATACGGTGCAAGTCGATTAAGGGACTTTCGAAGCTGTTCAATGTCAAATGGTTCAAGCAAACTTTCCCAATCTGTTTCAGGGGATGACCCATTCTTATAATCAGAATTACCAACAACATTTCCATCATCCCCAATTGAACTACAATAtgtaaagattggatttttataCAAAGATTGAACCTTTTTGACAAAATGACACCCAAGATTCAATCTTTTGAGCATAACTCTTATTGGGTAATTGTAAACAAGCAAAAGCTAAGCACACAACTGATTGGCATTACACATACATAAACTTTTCAGGGTTATAAGCAATTGTGTgtatacatgtatgtatatgtgcatATAGAGTTGAAAAATATATGAGAAACAGAGCAGAATAAAGAGCTCTAACCTGGGAAAAATATCTTGCATATAGTGTTTGTATTTGCTGCAAAAAGCTTCTGCACTAATTATTCAGTGAGCAGCGGATCGGGTCTAAAgtcaaattttcaaatcaattGGGTGTTTGTATGTGCATATAATTCAGCACACAATAAAGCTGATCATGGCTTATGGACCAGAAAGCTGCTTCTTCAGCtttttcaaagaaattttctttcaACATTGCTACACACTATGGTTTCAGCCGCATTGCTTGTTAATCAATCTCGTCGAATTGATCTATATCATCTACCCATAAAGTTTCATCATCTAATTGAAGCGCCCACAAGTTTCCTCATTTCTTTCTATCTATATTCCCATGTTATAACTAGTACATTAGCAAAGGCGTTCTTTTCTAATATCTCGGATATTCATATAAAAGAGTACACATGTAAAACAAAAATACTAAACAAACTCATGAACTAAATATTAATGACCACAAATAATAATCAcacaaaatacaaataaaaaagcGGAAACCAAAGAAATATTCAGAAGAGATGATTCAAAACTTTCTAACAATTACAAAACTAATCTTTAAAATTTGTGAGTCATAAAGCCTGGGTGATGACCTTGTGGCAGAGATAGCTAACCATGCCTCTCATCATTCATCTCAATGACAATGTTATGCAAGATGCGGCAAGCTGTGCTAATACTTTGACGCTTCTCAGCTTTCATTACAAGTGTAAGAACCTTCCATTCTTCCTTTAGCCGCCTATCCATTGTCTCAGCAGTCATTCTTTCCTCAGTAGCAGTGGTTGTCCCATGGAGGTGGCGAAGGCCATTTTCTACCAAGGCCTCCACAAAGGACCTTGTAACCTTATCAGCAGTAAAAGAGTGCGTACCAATTTCCTTACTGATTGAGTTCAGTGACTTGCCAAATTTTAGCCTTCTCAACGCTATGGCTACTTTATCAACCACGGTCAATTCTCTATTATCGTTAAATTTGTATGTGTGTGACTTGGACATTGGCTCCATCACAAGAGAGCACAAGTATCTGAAGGTTCTCATTGAGATCCCGCAGTACTCTTCGACTCTAGTCGAGTCTTCCAAGAGAGGAAAATGTCCTgcaaagaagagaagaaaatgCATTTTTATAAATACGACTAAGACACTGCCATAATGTGTTTATCATGCTGAAAACTTGAACATATTAGATTAATGCATAACACCATACTAGTCCATTCATTTcagtatacacacacatatcgACCTGTAAACTGTATAaacaaaatgaagctagaatgtCAAAAATGTAGATCAGTAAACTGCTGGTGATTAACACACAGGGATATATCACATTCAGTAAGGTTCCAATCTGAAAAGAATGCTACAGCTTTCATATCAAATCTGAATCAATATGAACTGATTATAGGTGGATACTTTCAGTATTCATAGCTAGTTACAAGCTCCTAGGAAAACAAACCCTTACAAGAACTAAGTACATAACAACATATTCGAAAACAACAGATTACATATTGTTCCAAAGACTAAGACAACTGGAAGCAGTTTGACCTTAATTACTAGTTTGACCTTGTGGAACTGGAAATAGAAATATTTTGAATGTACTTACCTAAAATCAATCCCTTGCTACTTTGGAAAAAAAAGCTAGTCCTGAATTCACTGGTGATTTATAATTCACATAACCAGAAGATGATTATACTCAGTATAATTTCGATTTACCTCATATTTTCTTCTATGTATGCCCCAATGCCAAAATCTGAATTGCTTTCTTTCCCATATTACAGAGTATAAACAAAGAAACTGAAATATCCACAAGAACTACATACGAATCACATCAACTTCCTCAACTCCTTGCAAATCTAAGGACTCTAATcccatcaaaaaaatttatatgcacATTACATAACTCCCagaattaaaagttaaatgTTTATCATCTTCATTGTACTAAGCGACAATTAAATTCTAGGTCAAATAAGACTCCGAACCACAGATTGAGGATTTATTCATTCTCTATCTAAAGTAATTTTCAATAAATCAAAAGACAAATCAACTAGtcacaaattaaaatttcatcaaaca
Protein-coding regions in this window:
- the LOC108193283 gene encoding protein ANTAGONIST OF LIKE HETEROCHROMATIN PROTEIN 1-like, with the translated sequence MESSEANIGEFPDVNYVIWFAEFVKRISGHFPLLEDSTRVEEYCGISMRTFRYLCSLVMEPMSKSHTYKFNDNRELTVVDKVAIALRRLKFGKSLNSISKEIGTHSFTADKVTRSFVEALVENGLRHLHGTTTATEERMTAETMDRRLKEEWKVLTLVMKAEKRQSISTACRILHNIVIEMNDERHG
- the LOC108193166 gene encoding LOW QUALITY PROTEIN: pentatricopeptide repeat-containing protein At5g64320, mitochondrial-like (The sequence of the model RefSeq protein was modified relative to this genomic sequence to represent the inferred CDS: substituted 2 bases at 2 genomic stop codons), which translates into the protein MLKRLNLGCHFVKKVQSLYKNPIFTYCSSIGDDGNVVGNSDYKNGSSPETDWESLLEPFDIEQLRKSLNRLAPYQLNKLLQLPLDVPTSVDLFRKAGTQMGYTHTFDVYCTLINKLGAAGEFKLIDGLLLRMKDEGVVFQESLFISMMRHYGRAGLPGQSTRLLFDMRDVFSCEPSFRSYNVVLDILVAGDCPAVAPNIFYEMLHKGISPTVLTFGVVMKVLCMVNEVDSACSLLRDMTEHGCVPNSVIYQTLIHALCKVNRINDVIRYLEEMFLMGCTPDVDTFNDVIHGLCRAKRIPEGAKLVDRMLLXGFTPSKFTXGILMDGLCRTGQVDKARAILERVPEPNVVLFNTLINGYVANGQFDDANAVLRQGMPAVGCNPDIYTYNIIIRGLCSRKSFSLARNLMKEMEIMGCKPNLITYTSLINGFCKVGRLKEAEEAVREMSALGIRLNTVGYNCLINALAKDEKVKEALELYADMVNGGCKPDMFTFNSLICGLCRVDQVEDAPKLVPFPIILVLNLRILHTHG